A genomic stretch from Oscarella lobularis chromosome 11, ooOscLobu1.1, whole genome shotgun sequence includes:
- the LOC136193334 gene encoding uncharacterized protein has protein sequence MRSRLRLICLGFGLMSLFVLTATPVYFYFSPMNSSKMSQETCERTPIGLLNRSACSSVFLHWSARKFSAKNISVSGCGNFSERVCPKPLIRTRTNCTQYIRVYCSPPCNQPTWKIGAAIFNISLYVSVVIYWSCIVIAVVTWAQGKKLLSYQSLIILFSTASLVVYSISITMTVFLGQKRIYCKHDSMIDSWIDPTTACHVQGLLLDFGSLSFMMWWLCSVSSTVLTVWNPAKIDCIRQKCLFCIQIALSLIVPGGQLAFNLQRGVEYAKTLPYAPYCSQSSYFWFFWTYVLPADIIIICGTAMSVVVAVKLHKIKKTYRRDASVNQIAEACALVEKRFFLLSIVLPLTVASQMVTDMIYDKRTIQTIAECLGSTNQTAINSCLSDYEENPGWFASAMINLALPALTFVAFVTYCLIPMSGRRFWSQVWDKCKKRQFRRRLHADVTEVRESEATLLFASSTQRELSSFSDESK, from the exons ATGCGGAGTCGCCTTAGGCTAATTTGCCTAGGATTTGGCCTGATGTCTTTGTTTGTTCTTACCGCTACGCCCGTCTACTTTTATTTCTCTCCAATGAATTCGTCC AAAATGAGTCAGGAAACGTGTGAACGCACACCCATAGGTCTTTTGAACCGATCTGCATGCAGTTCGGTGTTTCTCCATTGGAGTGCAAGAAAATTTTCAGCGAAAAATATTTCTGTGTCAGGATGCGGAAACTTTTCAGAACGAGTCTGTCCAAAGCCTCTGATACGTACGCGTACCAACTGCACGCAATATATCCGTGTTTACTGCTCTCCTCCGTGTAATCAGCCCACCTGGAAAATCGGCGCTGCAATCTTCAACATTTCACTGTACGTTTCAGTGGTAATTTACTGGAGTTGTATTGTCATAGCAGTTGTTACGTGGGCACAAGGAAAGAAACT GCTCAGCTATCAATCCCTCATCATTCTTTTTTCGACTGCATCACTAGTTGTGTACA GCATTTCTATAACAATGACCGTCTTTCTCGGACAAAAAAGGATTTACTGCAAACACGACAGCATGATTGACTCTTGGATTGATCCAACTACAGCGTGTCATGTGCAAG GCTTGCTGCTTGACTTCGGTTCTCTATCGTTTATGATGTGGTGGTTATGCTCCGTTTCAAGTACAGTTTTGACAGTGTGGAACCCAGCAAAAATTGACTGCATTCGTCAAAAGTGTCTATTTTGCATTCAAATCGCTCTATCGTTAATCGTCCCCGGAGGGCAATTAGCTTTTAATCTCCAGCGCGGCGTGGAATACGCCAAAACATTGCCCTATGCACCGTACTGCAGTCAGTCATCGTACTTCTGGTTCTTCTGGACCTACGTGCTGCCAGCTGACATTATCATTATCTGTGGAACAGCGATGTCTGTTGTCGTTGCGGTGAAACTGCATAAG ataaagaaaacGTATCGTCGAGATGCATCCGTCAATCAAATTGCTGAAGCGTGTGCGCTGGTCGAGAAGCGGTTTTTCCTCTTATCGATTGTTCTTCCTCTGACTGTTGCCTCGCAGATGGTGACAGACATGATTTACGACAAGAGGACGATTCAAACCATAGCCGAGTGCCTAGGGAGCACTAATCAGACGGCGATAAATAGCTGTCTATCTGATTACGAAGAAAATCCTGGCTGGTTTGCATCCGCAATGATAAATCTCGCACTTCCTGCTCTAACCTTTGTTGCGTTCGTGACCTACTGTCTCATTCCAATGTCAGGAAGAAGATTTTGGTCACAAGTGTGGGACAAATGTAAGAAGAGGCAATTTCGAAGGCGACTTCACGCTGATGTGACAGAAGTGAGAGAAAGTGAAGCTACTCTCCTATTTGCATCATCCACTCAGAGAGAACTAAGTTCATTCTCCGACGaatctaaataa
- the LOC136193335 gene encoding indoleamine 2,3-dioxygenase 2-like isoform X2 — MSTTLVLSDFEVSETRGFVPDRDPLLHLPSRYKPWEDLADRIPTLLKNSSKLRQSVLELPFLDPSHLHGSPELHRATVALSTIAHAYIWCEGDAGAPKSLPRNIAVPWTRIAAQLGFPPIMTHATSALHNWKRIDPTGPLDASNLAQIHSITGTEDERWFFVATTALEVVAAPGVKAVVDAQAAASRSDDHALVESLVIMTKSLISAKEALERMYDKCRPDVFYNVLRPYLAGWKGSSVYPRGLVYEGAFDDDDEPRMFHGASAAESSLLPCFSEALGISYGTDTAHGLFLREMRSYMPSCHREFLEVVARRGNAIRDFVRSEGGDESRRAYNDAIDALVAFRSFHVQIVTSYILVQSRKSKSVGHESLVETGTGGTSIMPFLKFARERALEYKL, encoded by the exons ATGTCGACAACGCTCGTTCTGTCGGACTTCGAAGTGTCGGAAACGCGCGGCTTTGTTCCCGATCGCGATCCTCTTCTTCACCTTCCATCCCGCTATAAACCGTGGGAAGATCTAGCCGATCGCATTCCGACTCTGCTCAAGAACAGCTCAAAACTGCGCCAAAGCGTCCTCGAACTCCCCTTCCTCGATCCATCGCATCTTCATGGATCGCCCGAACTTCACAGAGCCACCGTCGCTCTCTCGACAATCGCACACGCGTACATCTGGTGCGAAGGCGACGCGGGGGCCCCGAAATCCCTTCCGCGCAACATCGCCGTCCCGTGGACGCGCATCGCCGCGCAACTCGGTTTCCCGCCGATAATGACCCACGCGACATCCGCGCTGCACAACTGGAAGCGAATCGATCCAACGGGGCCCCTCGACGCGTCGAATCTCGCCCAAATTCACTCGATCACGGGAACGGAAGACGAACGCTGgttcttcgtcgcgacgacggcgttaGAAGTGGTCGCCGCGCCGGGCGTAAAGGCCGTCGTCGATGCGCAG GCAGCAGCGAGTCGAAGCGATGACCACGCCCTCGTAGAATCATTGGTTATCATGACGAAATCATTAATATCGGCTAAAGAAGCGCTCGAGAGGATGTACGACAAATGTCGTCCCGACGTCTTTTATAATGTCCTTCGGCCTTATTTGGCTGGTTGGAAGGGAAGTTCGGTCTATCCCCGCGGTCTCGTCTACGAAGGTGccttcgatgacgacgacgagccgagGATGTTTCACGGGGCGAGCGCCGCTGAGAGCTCGCTTCTGCCTTGCTTTAGCGAAGCGCTCGGTATATCCTATGGAACGGATACGGCTCATGGGCTTTTTCTTAGGGAAATGCGTTCCTATATGCCGAGTTGTCATCGAGAGTTTTTAGaggtcgtcgcgcgacgggGGAACGCGATTCGCGATTTTGTTCGGAGCGAGGGCGGGGACGAGTCGAGGCGAGCGTACAATGACGCGATCGACGCTCTAGTCGCGTTTCGGTCGTTTCACGTTCAGATTGTGACGTCGTATATTTTGGTTCAGTCGAGGAAGTCTAAGAGTGTAGGGCACGAGAGTCTAGTGGAAACGGGGACGGGTGGAACGAGCATTATGCCTTTTTTGAAGTTTGCGCGCGAGCGTGCTCTTGAATACAAATTGTAG
- the LOC136193333 gene encoding uncharacterized protein produces MGWLQASTFLLLVKISLTVKFPDPSCSTDTNKPTDDEIVTEGYFKHVTSSSIYILANSVILDAEDDTLNYDPCKDLQVDAINVVVKGTVKWKARSVTINAVNLTIVDDVATLDTSYQSIGTPDFAGTPASPGETPGAAGASGANGGPGGDGGTIDLTMSRLVGGKLILKANGGRGGVGQQGGTGHIGVDGQPNSDRDACCHGRSTQGLKGGPGGNGGNAGVSGNGGNGGVVTVHLPVWADRADVLDRVTMLSGAGASGAQALPGDPGMGGYGGAGSPTGCYNAGHWYDHHWRCHGSLGPDGPRGAEGQKGAPAAPASAGREGADRVIVGGVGKSTPVTMIQLAMREGNAMYKGGRFGAARDVYMWVIDITRNRTDNECIGYRKLATTYLAQIAHGYDFWGHLPNNVPLNSYESIFEHLEKDVVPYAKDVEADYNDFFNKATAEEKRAAIVENSLQHAQYLVGLCSRKKTDASATLVDITEELTELEAAQARAQYRSDSATQLCKDAIEHYTVHKESAFSFKELITIIRAGIEIFGSIYTGFGTLALGIKDVIGALEAAKSIQGGFWKDLEEIGTIVKNVTYQFNKAKDAIETDVNSVKEQFDKIKGLVDKSGQENSAKMLVDGQKFNEMIGKWLFLPECVEAKAAFTAYLNSSRAVNDKIMQHDSIVIQIAKLESDISKYEGMKSRLQGQMVENYNPFTVTYALAIGEVYVNLKDAIVNEMKKMQEAYNFQFLESRPFAYDDSRMAMIEAWMANNRIEMLDRMSQLGTKVQEFNKDLAPMTNTIVLNRNELVDDFARLDAAHEMSFTISGAEKELAPLTHVRMTDVRVWLPGIRSTSNRVRVWLKRYGSSLVYDQRGKIWTFTHGARTMLFDYNKDDYGVNSAVSIPEVFFEGDSGLATQNEYVALSPIGPWVIGIPKAYNSGVNTSLVREIHIQLAGTFLPCANLECPPRRTEIVSSNGTTSRVPTLGPEARSTSRDVTTWIALGAVGATVIGIIAIILLIVAVRKHRRRKAYNRI; encoded by the exons ATGGGTTGGCTGCAAGCGTCCACTTTCCTTCTCCTAGTCAAAATTTCTC TAACAGTTAAATTTCCTGATCCCTCATGCAGCACGGACACAAACAAACcgacagacgacgaaatagtCACAGAAGGCTACTTCAAACACGTCACAAGCTCGAGCATCTACATCCTCGCCAATTCAGTCATCCtcgacgccgaagacgacACCCTCAACTACGACCCGTGCAAAGATCTCCAAGTCGACGcaatcaacgtcgtcgtcaaaggaACAGTGAAATGGAAAGCCCGTTCAGTGACGATCAACGCCGTCAATttgacgatcgtcgacgacgtcgccacgtTGGACACTTCGTACCAGTCGATCGGGACGCCGGACTTCGCCGGCACTCCGGCGTCTCCCGGCGAGACGCCCGGCGCGGCGGGCGCCAGCGGCGCCAACGGCGGTCCGGGCGGCGACGGGGGAACGATCGACTTGACGATGTcgcgtctcgtcggcggaaaGTTGATACTGAAAGCGAATGGCGGTCGAGGTGGTGTAGGGCAACAAGGTGGGACAGGGCATATCGGTGTCGACGGGCAGCCCAATTCGGATCGCGACGCTTGTTGCCACGGACGATCGACTCAAGGGCTGAAGGGAGGTCCGGGAGGAAATGGCGGCAATGCTGGCGTATCGGGAAACGGTGGTAATGGTGGCGTTGTTACCGTTCACCTGCCCGTTTGGGCCGATCGAGCCGATGTTCTCGATCGAGTGACTATGTTGAGTGGCGCGGGCGCGTCGGGCGCTCAAGCGCTACCGGGTGATCCTGGTATGGGTGGCTATGGGGGTGCTGGGTCTCCCACTGGGTGCTACAATGCCGGACATTGGTACGATCATCACTGGCGTTGTCATGGTAGTTTGGGGCCTGACGGACCACGAGGAGCCGAGGGGCAGAAGGGAGCGCCCGCTGCGCCGGCGAGTGCGGGTCGAGAAGGCGCCGATCGAGTCATAGTTGGCGGCGTGGGGAAAAGTACTCCGGTTACGATGATACAGTTAGCTATGAGGGAAGGCAATGCGATGTATAAAGGCGGTCGTTTCGGGGCGGCGAGAGATGTATATATGTGGGTTATCGATATTACGCGAAATCGCACGGACAACGAATGCATAGGATACCGTAAACTGGCTACAACGTATCTGGCTCAAATAGCCCACG GCTACGATTTCTGGGGTCACCTTCCGAATAACGTTCCTCTGAATTCGTACGAGAGCATATTCGAGCACTTGGAAAAGGACGTCGTTCCGTACgccaaagacgtcgaagccgactacaacgacttcTTCAACAAGGCGACGGCCGAAGAGAAACGCGCAGCTATCGTGGAAAACAGTCTCCAACACGCTCAGTATCTCGTGGGCTTGTGCAGTCGCAAGAAAACGGATGCGAGCGCTACTCTTGTCGATATAACGGAGGAGCTCACGGAGCTAGAAGCGGCCCAGGCTCGCGCTCAGTATCGATCGGATTCCGCCACGCAGCTGTGCAAGGATGCTATTGAACATTACACTGTTCACAAGGAATCCGCTTTTAGTTTCAAGGAACTGATAACGATCATTAGAGCGGGCATTGAAATATTTGGCTCAATCTATACAG GGTTTGGGACGCTCGCACTTGGAATTAAAGACGTTATTGGAGCACTCGAAGCGGCTAAAAGCATTCAAGGCGGCTTTTGGAAAGACTTGGAAGAAATCGGGACTATAGTGAAAAACGTTACGTATCAATTTAACAAAGCCAAAGACGCTATAGAAACGGACGTGAACAGCGTCAAGGAGCAGTTCGATAAAATCAAGGGGCTGGTCGACAAATCTGGACAGGAGAACAGCGCGAAGATGCTGGTTGATGGCCAAAAATTTAACGAG ATGATTGGAAAATGGTTGTTTTTGCCTGAATGCGTCGAGGCCAAAGCTGCGTTCACAGCCTATCTGAACAGCTCTAG GGCTGTCAACGATAAAATAATGCAACACGACTCCATCGTCATACAGATAGCGAAACTCGAATCGGACATAAGCAAGTACGAAGGAATGAAATCGCGATTACAAGGTCAAATGGTCGAGAACTATAATCCGTTCACGGTAACCTACGCGCTCGCCATCGGCGAAGTGTACGTCAATCTAAAAGACGCGATCGTCAacgaaatgaagaagatgcAGGAAGCGTACAATTTTCAGTTCCTCGAGTCTCGACCGTTCGCCTACGACGACAGTCGCATGGCAATGATCGAAGCGTGGATGGCGAACAATCGAATCGAAATGCTCGACCGCATGTCCCAATTGGGCACAAAAGTCCAAGAATTCAACAAAGATCTCGCCCCAATGACAAATACAATAGTACTCAATAGAAacgaactcgtcgacgacttcgctcGCTTGGACGCCGCCCACGAAATGTCGTTCACGATATCGGGCGCCGAAAAGGAACTCGCGCCGCTGACGCACGTTCGCATGACGGACGTTCGCGTGTGGCTGCCGGGCATTCGAAGTACGTCGAATCGAGTTCGCGTCTGGTTGAAGCGATACGGAAGTTCGCTCGTCTACGATCAACGAGGGAAGATATGGACGTTTACGCACGGCGCCAGAACGATGCTGTTTGATTATAATAAGGACGATTATGGAGTCAATTCGGCTGTGTCGATACCGGAAGTGTTCTTTGAGGGAGACTCCGGTTTAGCGACTCAGAATGAGTATGTCGCTTTGAGTCCCATTGGGCCGTGGGTTATTGGGATACCGAAGGCGTATAACAGTGGGGTTAATACGAGTCTGGTGAGAGAGATTCATATTCAGTTGGCTGGTACGTTTCTTCCGTGTGCTAATTTGGAATGTCCGCCAAGGCGGACTGAGATTGTTTCgtcgaatggaacgacgtcCCGTGTTCCGACATTGGGACCGGAGGCTCGTTCGACGTCTCGCGACGTAACGACGTGGATTGCCTTGGGAGCCGTTGGAGCTACAGTTATTGGAATAATTGCTATTATTCTGCTCATCGTGGCTGTTAGAAAGCACAGAAGACGAAAGGCGTATAACAGAATTTAG
- the LOC136193349 gene encoding cyclic nucleotide-binding domain-containing protein 2-like, which translates to MAGSVELSSGVARRLADESTPRMPVALSRTLSVPRWAWDRARLESPSTTAASDSDEDGGTDPDSLLGSARRIWRRRRRERRLAQRSAVNFRTSRELRRAFRSAVLAVICMRRLSKSLLQRHYEKSAQATIADLLAERKVKIQRGGHVFDPDAYKSRATASLGGATPAKIISLSTSAKRFLRQLPHLRKDEHVQSVLHELRSYESFSTYPIDVQTNIALCGWFEEFGPLRVLVRQGHVPVNFYFLIKGSVGVSHVNDDDNDDTPESNHLILGNGNILYPGSQFGEQDILERKRRSETIVTKEHVQVLTVNRQVLCRFRESGHSHVEFIRHMRAFRQWPIDLFLAYPSKCELNYFRRGAVIVKSSRLSDTVYIVKSGSCDVVKKLSFNQSAVVNRMNDFKRNQRKLSLPCLGMDKSRRNSVSVGVETTSSSPENPLRNSTGSLRDQLALRRKSEANVANVVKLSSVSATSIQLRSRSSYSLGAAVVSAPSSRREGEHVRLDTLKPRDIFGLASRNQTECSLVSNGAECILIPRKFLLEHASTFARQDLELATKLYPTDGELDVKLKDSLQWEKYKSKTVRSFLET; encoded by the exons ATGGCCGGATCGGTTGAACTGAGTAGCGGCGTCGCTCGTCGGCtcgccgacgaatcgacTCCACGAATGCCCGTAGCCCTGTCGAGAACGCTCTCCGTTCCTCGCTGGGCGTGGGATCGAGCGCGTTtggaatcgccgtcgacgacggcggcgtccgacagcgacgaagacggcggaaCGGACCCCGATTCGCTACTGGGAAGCGCTCGACGCATAtggcgacggagacgacgcgaacgccgaCTCGCCCAACGTTCGGCGGTCAACTTCCGGACCTCCAGAGAG CTACGACGAGCATTTCGCTCCGCTGTTCTTGCCGTCATTTGCATGCGTCGACTGTCGAAGAGTTTGCTTCAACGGCACTACGAGAAAAG CGCGCAAGCGACAATCGCCGATCTATTGGCCGAGCGCAAAGTGAAAATTCAACGCGGCGGACACGTCTTCGATCCGGACGCGTACAAATCGCGCGCCACTGCCTCACTGGGCGGCGCGACGCCGGCGAAG ATTATTTCTCTCTCAACGTCGGCGAAACGCTTTCTGCGACAGCTTCCTCACTTGCGAAAGGACGAACACGTCCAATCG GTTCTACACGAACTTCGAAGCTACGAATCGTTCTCTACGTATCCCATCGACGTCCAGACGAACATCGCTTTGTGCGGTTGGTTCGAAGA ATTTGGTCCATTGAGGGTCCTCGTTCGTCAAGGTCACGTTCCCGtcaatttctattttttaattaaaggatCGG tgggGGTGAGTCATGTCAAtgatgacgacaacgacgatacGCCGGAATCGAATCACTTAATATTAGGAAACGGCAATATTTTGTATCCTGGTAGCCAATTCGGG GAGCAGGATATTTTggagagaaaacgtcgatcgGAAACGATCGTCACGAAAGAGCACGTGCAAGTGCTGACAGTAAATCGACAG GTTCTGTGCCGTTTCAGAGAGAGCGGTCATAGTCACGTCGAGTTCATAAG gcaCATGAGAGCGTTTCGTCAATGGCCAATCGACTTATTCTTGGCGTATCCTTCAAAATGCGAGCTAAACTATTTCCG AAGAGGAGCCGTTATCGTTAAAAGTAGTCGACTATCGGACACCGTTTACATAGTAAAATCT GGCTCGTGTGACGTCGTGAAAAAACTTAGCTTCAACCAATCGGCAGTCGTAAATCGTATGAACGATTTCAAGAGAAATCAGAGAAAGCTTTCCCTACCGTGCCTGGGAATGGACAAAAGCAGACGCA ACAGCGTCAgtgtcggcgtcgaaaccacgtcttcgtcgccggaaAATCCCCTAAGAAACTCGACGGGCTCGCTTCGAGATCAATTGGCGTtgagacgaaaaagcgaagcTAACGTTGCCAAT GTCGTCAAATTGTCGTCCGTCtccgcgacgtcgattcaaTTGAGGTCGAGATCGTCGTACAGCTTGGGCGCGGCGGTCGTATCGGCGCcttcgtcgagaagagaagGCGAGCACGTTCGTCTCGACACCTTGAAGCCGAGGGACATTTTT GGTTTGGCTAGTCGTAATCAAACGGAGTGCAGTTTG GTCAGTAACGGTGCCGAATGCATTTTGATACCTCGAAAGTTTCTTCTCGAACATGCGTCGACGTTTGCACGACAGGATCTCGAACTTGCC ACGAAATTGTATCCCACGGACGGCGAATTGGACGTCAAGCTGAAGGATAGTCTGCAATGGGAAAAGTACAAAAGCAAGACTGTTCGCTCGTTTTTAGAGACGTAG